The Podospora pseudoanserina strain CBS 124.78 chromosome 7 map unlocalized CBS124.78p_7, whole genome shotgun sequence region CCTGACGCCCAAAGGGCAGACAGGATCAAAAACACAGCAAATATCCTCCAGCCCAGCCAAGATTCCAGAAATCTCAAAGACGACGGGGGGATTGATCCATGAGGGGCGCCGAGTGTAAAAATGTCTTCATTTTTCAAAaaagtcaccaccaccacccatccacaaacaaccaacccattGAAGGAAAGCTCGCCCGCCCAAAAAAACCAAGCCGAAAAGATATAAACGCCGTATCTAATgcgggaaagaaaaagagaaaaaagaaagcagAAACAGGATGTAAGCGCTAAAATCATGCCGTCTAAATCGATTGTGTTTCTGGTGGCGAGAGGATCctctcctcgagcttcttcatcaactTGTTGGTCTGCTCGGCCAAGCTGAGCGTCAGGATGGTGTGCGGCAGGATCCTGGCCAGATGTGGGAACACGCCCTTGTAGATGGCGAAGAAGCCCTCCGTCTTGATCGTCTTGGCCAGGCAGTCAAAGACGCCCTTGTAGAGGTTGCCATTCTGGTTGTAGAGGCGGGACATGATTGTGTCTGTGTCGAATCTCATAGTCAGCATTGGCTTTGCAAGGGGGAGATCTGCAAAGGGGGCGGAAAAAACATACCAGGAGGATGCATAACAACACAAACCACAAACCCACTAGCCGTACTGCTCGCCAAATGCAGCggcgccccctcctccatcccaaaGTGCTTCTGCAACCTCCTCTTTGCGAAAAAGTACGTAGGCAGCTGCACCGAGCTCCCAAACCCCGTCCTGATCATCGCCGCCCCAACACCCCtatacaaccccctcaccccctccgccctgAAAATCTGGCTCAACCCATCCAGCGCATTCCTGTACCGATGCTGCGTCCCCACCGGCAAAAAAGGCGAGAAGCTCTGCAGCCTCGTCTTGACCAGAAAGAACGGGCTCCCCGCCGCGGCGCCCATGATGCCAGACGCCGCGCCGCAAAACATGTTGATGCCCAGGTTCTGTTTGGCCGCGTCGTTGAGCATCAGCTTCGCCAGCCCGGCGCGCATGGGCTCGTAGAAGCCTAGCCGGCagccgttgaggaggaccTGGTAGATGTAGGCGCACCCGATGCCGCGGTAGATGCCCCGGATGCCTTCGTTTCGGACAATGACAGAGACGCCGTGGAGGGGGCCGCGGTagtggtgaggttggtggccTTTGGTCTGTAGCTCGCCCTGGAGCTGCATGCGGATCTTGACTGTTTcgaaggggtgggtggccGTTACGGCTCCGCAGGCGGCGATTCCGCCTGCTATGAAGGCGCTTTAGGACGGGAGGGGACATGTTAgatctctctttctctcttgtgAGGTAGGTATGTGTATGACGGGAAAACCTACCCAGCTGTTGTCGACATTGTGCAAGCGAGTAGTGTTGGGCTATCTTCTTTTGTGCAGAAGCTCTACGAAGTGTTGTCTGACAACAAGTTTGACCGAGGGGTAGTGGTGCTTGGTTCGCGGTTATAATTATTTCACGGCTTGAAGCGGCCAGCGAACCTGGTAAGAACCAATGCCGGGTCTTGTGCCGGTTGTCGGAGCCCAAATACTTCTCGGTGCTGCGATTCCTTAGGGAAGGGGGGACGCGGGTCTAAGGAGGGTCGAGGTCCCCAGGTGGCAGCACCACTCTCTCTTCAACTTCACGATAGGTACAAAAGGTCGCGGGTAGGCTTGGGATGTCGGGGGAAAGAGTAAATAGAGATAGACTGATACTAGGACCTTTGAAAAACGGGCGGGTGAAACAATGGGGACTAGGATAGGGAGAGGACCGCTTATACCCGGAACATCGTCTGGACTCACACGCTGACTCGATTATGGTTAAACTGGGACTGCGTGTCACTGTGTCACTGTGTCACCGTGTCACGCAATGCTTTTGGGAGTTTCAACTGGGAAGGTACAGCTGTACCTATCCCGGCAGCTCGCCTCGAGTACCGGGATGACCGGCGAGATGGGAAAACTGCGGAGTCGGAGCTCAACAGGAAGGGATTTCGCGGGATTTGTTCCTCGCTGTCAGTCTTCGCGATGCAGGGTCAAAGACTTGGGAGCTCCGGCTTTCGGGGAGGGATGGTAGGCGGGTGGACGGCTGTCGGACAGTTTGATCTGGGGGACTGGGAACCCTGGCCTTTGATAGGTGTGGATCTCAGGGCCGCTTGCGGTGTGGGGAAGAAATGGACGTTCGGTGTTGTTGTACGGTACtccgggttagggtttcTCCAGGACTGATTGGCCAATGCTCGCAGGTGCACAAGCCCGCTGCCAGCCGGTCAGACACTCACCGCCTTTATTTTGACCGCCTGGCAGAAACCGGGCAGTTGGTGGGGCCCATTTGTCGTGCTGCTCAACTGCGGCCGTGTTTCTGTACTCGGTCAGCCATCAAAACATCAGTTTGCATACTCCTCTTTACGTCGCGCTCGCTACATCCAAACATATTTCATTATGGCGCCCGTACCGATGGACCTCGACGACGCGTCTCCTGCCTTGCGGGGTCTAGGTGGTGTGAATGGCCCTCCCACTGCACCAGTCACCGAGGTGATTGCAAACTTCAGGCCAACCAAGCTGTTCAATCGTGAAGACATCGAGGACAACAAGTCGAATCCTTACATTCTCTCGATCGATTTCGACGACCCGGGCGAGCTTTGCATGACCTCTGAGAGCGATAGGACGATTCAGATCTACAATGTCAAAGAGGGTCGACATGACAAGATGCTCATCAGCAAGAAGTATGGTGTGAAGCTTGCCAAGTTCACCCACACAAGTTCAAGTGTCATTTACGCCAGTACTCGCGAAAATGGTGGGAATCACTGCCGCCAGACTACCCAATGGCTTCTAACGAGTGAGAACAGACGCGATCAGATATCTCGCAACCCACGACAGCTCCTTCATCCGCTACTTTGACGGCCACGAAGGCGCCGTGACCTGTCTCACCATGCACCCGGGCACCGACAACTTTATCTCCTGCAGCCTTGACAACACGGTTAGGTTATGGAACACCCAAACCAAGAACTGGACCGGTACACTCTATCTCAACACCCCCTACCTGTCGGCGTGGGACCCGTCGGGCCAGGTGTTCGCGGTTGCTAGCCCTAGCAGCGGAAGCATTCTCCTCTACGACTATCGCAACTACCATAAAGCGCCGTTCTCGACGTTCGACCTCGTCAAAGCCAGAGGGCCCGCCGATCCAGAAATGGCCTTTAGGGGATGGACGAAGCTGGAGTTCTCCAACGACGGGAAGCACATCCTTCTTGGGTCGCGAGGCAACGGCCATTTCCTGCTGGACTCGTTTGACGGCAGCCTCAAAGCCTTCCTCAGGAAGCCGAACGGTGGTACAAGACGGCTTGCCGCCGGCGAGAACGACGGCGGACACGTGGAAAGCAGCGGCGAGTGCTGCTTCACCCCTGACGGTCGCTATGTCTTGAGCGGTGGAAAATCAGACTTGTTGGTCTGGGACACGCTCATGACACCAGACTCGAAGCAAGTCTTGGAGCCGGCGCATAttttggaagagaagagagaggcaGCCGTGGTGGCGTACAACCCGCGGTACAACATGATTGCGACGGCAGACCAGGAGCTGCTGTTTTGGCTTCCAGACCCCCCCAATTCGTAGAAAGAAAAGTATGGGGTGAAGTCGGCAGACGAGTATTTCTTATGGCAGGACAAGATCCCTTGGGACGACAATGTTCCAGAGGATGGTTAGGGGCGTGccattttttattttatttttggtTGTAAAGTAGCAGTTATGATACCCATGGGATATTTCGGGCGTATTGGCGCGGGCAAAAAAGCTTCGTAGACAAAAGTAGTGTTGTTGAATAATTTGATTTGGGGTTATCTTTTGAgcattttttttatttattgAGCTGCTGAGACGTCGATGCTGTTTGAAGTTAGGGGAAGAAAGCTCTCCAAGCGCCCCGCATTTTAGTCCAGCCAGCTTGGCCCCACCGGAAACTGTCACTCAAAGGTGTGGACATTCACCCATGACACCCAATTCTCGAAGCTTGCGACCTTGTTTGACCATTCAACCTTGACGACACGACCTCTCCCAGTCGCAGCGCGTGCGCAAATTGATTTTTCCTGTCCCCATTTAACTTTTTTCACAAACTACGCGCTGCGAACCGAGTGTCAGAACAACACCGTCAAGATGCCCTACTACTCCAAATCAGAAGACTGGCTGCAtcactcctccctcttgcTCGCCGCTCGACCTACCACCGtttgtcttcctcccccctttttttttttttccctgt contains the following coding sequences:
- the OAC1 gene encoding Mitochondrial oxaloacetate carrier protein (COG:C; BUSCO:EOG09263OCO; EggNog:ENOG503NV90); protein product: MSTTAGAFIAGGIAACGAVTATHPFETVKIRMQLQGELQTKGHQPHHYRGPLHGVSVIVRNEGIRGIYRGIGCAYIYQVLLNGCRLGFYEPMRAGLAKLMLNDAAKQNLGINMFCGAASGIMGAAAGSPFFLVKTRLQSFSPFLPVGTQHRYRNALDGLSQIFRAEGVRGLYRGVGAAMIRTGFGSSVQLPTYFFAKRRLQKHFGMEEGAPLHLASSTASGFVVCVVMHPPDTIMSRLYNQNGNLYKGVFDCLAKTIKTEGFFAIYKGVFPHLARILPHTILTLSLAEQTNKLMKKLEERILSPPETQSI
- a CDS encoding uncharacterized protein (EggNog:ENOG503NWRZ; COG:A; COG:B; COG:O), which gives rise to MAPVPMDLDDASPALRGLGGVNGPPTAPVTEVIANFRPTKLFNREDIEDNKSNPYILSIDFDDPGELCMTSESDRTIQIYNVKEGRHDKMLISKKYGVKLAKFTHTSSSVIYASTRENDAIRYLATHDSSFIRYFDGHEGAVTCLTMHPGTDNFISCSLDNTVRLWNTQTKNWTGTLYLNTPYLSAWDPSGQVFAVASPSSGSILLYDYRNYHKAPFSTFDLVKARGPADPEMAFRGWTKLEFSNDGKHILLGSRGNGHFLLDSFDGSLKAFLRKPNGGTRRLAAGENDGGHVESSGECCFTPDGRYVLSGGKSDLLVWDTLMTPDSKQVLEPAHILEEKREAAVVAYNPRYNMIATADQELLFWLPDPPNS